Within the [Enterobacter] lignolyticus SCF1 genome, the region CGTAAATTTCGTTGCGCGCCGGGTTGAACAGCACCGCCAGAGATTCCGCGGCGGAAATCTTCTCCAGCACCTTACCGTCGCGGTAGTCCACCACCAGTATCTCCGGCTGTTTAAAATCGCTGATGAACGCGCGATGCCCGGCCTGGTCGAGAGCAATGTTCAGGAACGCGTGCTCTTTGCCGTCGTCCGCCAGCTTTTTACGGCTGAGAATACGGTGGCTCGCGGTGTCAATCGTCACCAGTTCGCCGTCGGCGCTAACGGTATACAGACGCTGCGCATCGCGGTCCAATGCCAGCGCGGTGCTGCGGCTGCCGGTGCCGCTGATGGTTGTCTTCAGCGTCAGGTTTGCGCCGTCCACTACCCAGATAACGCTTTCTTTACCCACGCCGCTGATGTAGACGGTGTTGCGCTTCTCATCGACGACCAGCTCGCGCGGCTGCAGCGGTTTAACGGTCTCGCTGCGCTTACGGCCGTCCAGCGTCAGGCGCCCTTTGACCTCGCCCGTTCTGGCGTCGACCGCCGTCACCGCGCCGTCGATGCTGTTGCCGAACCACAGGGTCTGCGTCTGGTTATTAATGGCCGCGCCGAACGGTTTGGCGTCGCTGTGCACCGCAAGCGTTGCGTCAAGCGTTTGCGGGTCGAGGCGATAGACCACGCCGCCTTTGTCGGCGCTCCGGCTCTGGGAGGTTGCCACCCACAGCGCGTTATCCTGCTGGCTGATGGCCATTTCATAGGCGCCTTTGCCCACGGCCTTGCGCAGCATTTCGTCAGCCTGAGCGGTAAACGACCCCGCCAGCAGCAGTGAGGTTAACAACAACGAACGGCGCAGGCGCGGTGCGGAAAAATGACGTAATGACATGACGACTTCCTTTGATAAACAAAAAATGGTGCTGCATCACAGGCTTCCGGTCGGCGGAGTCGTTGCCCTGCCGTAGTTATAGATGCGAATAGTAATCATTATTTGTCACAAAGTGGAGCGTTAAATACGCATTTAGCCACAAGCAGGCCAGTGTTAACGCAGAACTTAACGTAACGTGCCTTTAATATTTTCAAATAATTTACAAAAACATTAACATGCTCACATACATTTCCTCCTGTTTGTTATACAGAGAACGCCCATGAAAGTCCTTGCTGCCCGCCGGGCTGCGCTTCCCGCGCTGCTCCTCCCGTTTATCGCCCTGCCCGATGCCGCCGCGGCCGATGAACAGACGCTGATCGTCACCGCCAGCCCCCAGCCCGTCTCCGAACTGGATACCCCTGCCGCCATCAGCGTGGTGGACGGCGACGATATGCGCCGCGCGACGCCGCGCGTCAACCTCTCAGAATCCCTCGGCGCGGTGCCAGGCCTGCAGGTGCAGAACCGGCAAAACTATGCGCAGGATCTGCAGCTCTCAATTCGCGGCTTCGGCTCCCGCTCCACCTTCGGCGTGCGTGGTATCCGCCTGTATGTCGATGGGATCCCGGCGACCATGCCGGACGGCCAGGGGCAGACGTCGAACATCGACATCAACAGCATTGAAAGCGTGGACGTGCTGCGCGGCCCCTTCTCCGCGCTGTACGGCAACGCCTCCGGCGGCGTGATGAATATCACCACCGAGACGGGCCGTGAGCCCGCGACGATCGAGGCCAGCAGCTACTACGGCAGCTATGGCAGCTGGCGCTACGGCCTGAAGGCCACCGGCGCGGTGGGCGACGGCAGCCACGCCGGCGATGTGAATTACGCCGTCTCCGCCAGCCGGTTTGCCACTCAGGGCTATCGCGACCACAGCAGCGCGCGCAAAAACCTCGCCAACGCCAAACTGGGCGTGAGGATCGACGACGTCAGCACGCTGACGCTTTTGTTCAACAGCGTCGATATCAAGGCCAACGATCCGGGCGGGCTGAGCTGGGATGAATGGCGCAGCGATCCGCAGCAGTCGCCGCGCGGCGACCAGTACAGTACCCGTAAAGACATCACGCAGACCCAGGCAGGCGTTCGCTATGAGCGCCAGCTCAGCGAACGCGACGACCTTAACGTCATGATGTACGCGGGCGAACGACAGACCACCCAGTATCAGTCGATTCCCCGCGGCCCGCAGCTTAACCCGGCCAGCGCGGGCGGGGTTATCGATCTGGCCCGGTATTATCAGGGCATCGACACCCGCTGGACGCACCGCGGCGAGCTGCTGGTGCCGGTCAGCATTACCACCGGGCTGGATTACGAGAACATGAGCGAACAGCGTAAAGGCTACCAGAACTTCGTGATGAACAACGGCGTGCCGGATTACGGCCAGACCGGAGCGCTGCGTCGCGACGAACGCAACCTGATGTGGAACCTCGACCCCTATCTGCAAAGCCAGTGGCAGCTAACCGATAAGCTGACGCTGGACGCTGGCGTGCGCTACAGCTCTGTCTGGTTTGACTCTAACGACCACTACATCGCTCCCGGCAACGGCGACGACAGCGGCGACGCCAGCTACCGCAAGTGGCTGCCGGTCAGCTCGCTAAAATATGCGCTGACCGATGCCTGGAACCTGTACGCCTCCGCCGGGTGCGGTTTTGAAACCCCCACCATCAACGAGCTCTCCTACCGCCCTGATAACCAGAGCGGCCTCAACGTCGCGCTGCAGCCCGCGACCAACGAGACGGTGGAGATCGGCAGCAAAACGCGCATAGGCAACGGCCTGCTGAGCGCCGCGCTGTTCCAGACCGACACCGATAACGAAATCGTCGTCGCCAGCAGCAGCGGCGGGCGCACCAGCTACAAGAACGCCGGAAAAACGCGCCGTCAGGGAGCAGAGCTGTCGCTGGACCAGCAGTTTGCCGAAAACTGGCGCCTGCAGGCAGCCTGGACGTGGCTCGACGCCACCTACCGCAGCAACGTCTGCGATGACGCCAGCTGCAACGGCAACCGCATACCGGGGATCGCCCGCAATATGGGCTACGCGTCGCTGGGATATGCGCCGGAAACGGGCTGGTATGCCGGGTCGGACATCCGCTATATGGGCGATATCATGGCCAACGATGAAAATACCGCCGCCGCCCCGTCCTGGACGGTGGTTGGGCTGAACACCGGCTACAAATTCGATTTCGGCCCCTGGAAGATGGATCTGTTCGGCCGTATCGACAACCTTTTCGACCGTCGCTACGTCGGTTCGGTTATCGTCAATGAAGCCAACGGCCGCTATTATGAGCCGGCGCCGGGGCGTAATTACGGCGTAGGGTTATCGGTAGCCTACGCCTTTATGTGACGGTACTTCGGGTGCCGGCAACCGGCACCCGAAATCATGCCGCTACGCCTCACTGGCGTACTGTCGGCGTAAAATCGCCTCCCCCTGATCGATAGCCCGGCAAATGGCGATGCAGCTTTGCGCCTCATCCCCGTTTTCCAGCGCCGCCAGTAAATCATCGTAGAAGTGGTTAAACTTAAATACGTCGCACGATAGCGGATGCAGATAATTAAAGCAGGGGCCAATCCGCACCCACAGCTGTTCAATCAGCGCGGCCAGCGTCGGCATATCCGCATATTCGTAGAGCCGAAAACGAAAACGGCAGTTGGCCTGCAGCGCGCTTTCCATATTTCCCTGCGCTTTCGCCTCATGCAGCTCCTGCGCGCACTGGCGCAGACGGCGGATTTTATCCGGCGTCATCAGCGCCGCTGACGCCGATGCCGCCATTCCCTCCAGCATTTTGCGGATCTGATTCACCTCGCGATAGCGCTGTAACGATACCCTCGGCACCAGAAAGGCCTGGGCGGGCGCCGCCTCCAGCGCGCCTGCCGACGCCAGGCGCAGCAGCGCTTCGCGCACCGGCGTAATACTCGTTCCCAGCTGTTGGGCAATATCCCGGGTTATCAGCCTGGCTCCCGGTTTTAATGCCCCGATAATCAACGCATTCTTTAAATTAGCCTCAACCTGCATCGTCAGGCTCAGTCGCTGTGCTTTTTCAAAACCAGACATGTACCTTTCCTGTATCCAGTATTAAAGTACGTCTGTTATTTTAATCATCGACGTTTAGAGAAAAAAATAGCCATCTGGTGGGCATAAAATAAAATGGTCCTGCCTGATTAAGTAAAGTCGTAACCTGGAAATTTGCATGAAAAAAACGACGCAAAATGCGTCGTTTTTGACTTTTTTACCCATGGCCGACTATGAATAATGGCTTTAGTAAAATAAATTGCCGTTTATCCCGTGAAAAAACCGCATCCGGGATCAGGCGCCGGAGTGGTTAAGGCGCACCACCAGATAGACGCAGCTCTCCGCCGATTCATTCACAAACCGGCAGTCGTTCGGCGGCCCCAGCTCCAGACAGTCCCCGGCCCGCATCGCATGACGGGTATCGCCTTCGATAAACAGCAGTTCACCCTGCTGCAGCCAGATAAGCTGGCGCGCCAGCGCATAGGATGACGCGGGCATCGGAATATCGCTGCCCGGCGGCAGCTCAACCTGCACCAGGTCAATCGGCAGGTCGCTGCGCGGCGACACGTGGCGGCGCAGATAATGGCTTTGCGGGTCGCGCCATACCGGCTGGCTGGCGAAACGCAGCAGCTTGCCCTCCTGCATCTCGGCGCGGGCGATAAGCGTCGACATGCTGATGCCGAACGCCCCGGACAACCGCCCGAGCATGGTGGCCGTTGGGCTGCTGTCGCCGCGTTCGATTTTGTGGATCATCGTCCGGGAGACCCCGGCGCGATCGGCCAGTTCGCTCAGCGACCAGCTGCGTGATTCGCGCTCGATGCGGATGCGGGCGCCGATCCGCGCGTTAAGAGTGTCTTCAATAGTATTCATGGCGTAACACTATAGTGCATGATCCAGGCACGCACAATTGCGCGCCCCGCAGGAAAAAGGTGACAACCTCAGCAAAACTATAGTATCTATACTGTACTACTATAGTGAACACCCGAGGGCTTTATGACCATTCGTTATGCCTGTAAAGACGACTGCGCGGCAATTGCGGAAATCTATAACCATGCCGTTGTCCACACCGCCGCCATCTGGAACGATCAAACCGTCGATACCGATAACCGCATCGCCTGGTATGAGGCGCGACAGCTGCTGGGCTATCCGGTGCTGGTGAGCGAAGATAACGGCGTCATTACCGGCTACGCCTCCTTCGGCGACTGGCGCGCCTTCGACGGTTTTCGCCATACCGTGGAGCATTCGGTGTACGTGCACCCGCAGCATCAGGGGAAAGGCCTTGGCCGCCTGCTGCTGACCCGGCTTATCAGCGAAGCGAAACGCGTGGGCAAACACGTGATGGTCGCCGGTATCGAATCGCAGAACGCCGCGTCGCTGAAGCTGCATGCCTCGCTCGGGTTTATAACCACCGCGCAGATGCCGCAGGTCGGCACCAAGTTTGGCCGCTGGCTGGATCTGACCTTTATGCAGCTGCAGCTGGATAACCGCAGCGAGCCGGACGCCCTGCCATGAACCAGCCGCTGACCCTCACCTTTCTTATCGCTGCGGGCATTGGCCTGGTCGTGCAGAATACGCTGATGGTGCGCATCACCCAGTCTGCCTCCACCATTCTTATCGCCATGCTGCTGAACTCGCTGGTGGGGATCGTGCTGTTTGTGTCGATTCTGCTGATCAAGCACGGGCTGGCGGGTTTCCAGGAGCTGGCGGCCAACGTCAAATGGTGGACGCTCGTCCCTGGCCTGCTGGGTTCGTTCTTTGTCTTTGCCAGCATCAGCGGCTACCAGTACGTCGGCGCGGCGACCACTATCGCGGTGCTGGTCGCCAGCCAGCTTATCGGCGGGCTGGCGATGGACGTTGTGCGCCATCAGGGAATACCGTGGCGGGCGCTGGTGGGGCCGGTGTGCGGCGCGGTGATGCTGGTGGTTGGCGCCTGGCTGGTGGCCAGACGTCAATTCTGATATTTGATTGATTTTAAAAGGGATATTTTTACTCCCCAAAATATCCCCAAAACTCCACACCAAAACTACAGCGCAATAACCTGCCATTCATCAGACCTATCTTCTAGGTACAGCTCAGACATTTTCGCCGTTTTATGCCCCCATAACATTTGCACGTCTATTCCGTGCTCTTTGTATAGTCGCCCTGAAAGCGAGCGTTGCTCGTAGAAAGTAGGTAGTTCACGATTGTCTTCCGCTGTGATACCCACCTTATCTCGTACCCCGGAAAATGTTCGGCCTATACCCATCTCATACCACCACAAAAACAAAAAACCCGCCGAAGAGGGTTCCGTCATAGCGGCCTACCATTGACCACCACCTTTAGTTTTGCCTTTGGCGCTCTACCAATCATTTCAGCCGCTATACCGGCGGCAATATCCTCGCAGGTATCTCCGTGAGTTATCGCATTAGCGGATGACAGCGTGCGCGCTCGCGTATTCGCCACCACGTAGCACACAGGAATCCCGGTGCCCCCAACCTTCTCGATTGACTGCAAAACGTCATTCTTCCGCTCAATTGTTTTGGCATCCCCGCCAGCAACGGCAGACCTGAGCGTAGCCTTAGCGGATTGCACGCTTGTTTCATCTGCGTGAATTTCTATACTCTCTATTACCGCTATTGGCTCACCCCATTCAGTAACCGCCTGATCCCCGTAGTCACTTTTAATCCATGCGGATATCGCCTGCGCGTCCTTCCCGTTCCGCTCCGCCTTGTCCGCACGCAGCCACATATCCGCCAACTGCTGTTCGCTGAGGCGCGTATCGCCCGCTGCCGAAGTAAACGACAGTCCCATGACCAACATCGTGACCCCCAAGATCCCCTTTTTCATTTTACGGCGCCCACACTTTCCTTTTCCGCTGGAAAGCAAATCCAGCTAACTTGCCCCAACCCCTCCCCCGTTGACATGTACGCCCCGCCCGGTGGTACTGCCGCAGCATATGAATTCTTACCCGCCTCCCCAGACTCGACCATCTTTTGTGCTTCACCATATGAAATCGCGAATATACTGTTCGAGCCATCTGAGTAAGTACTGCTTGATCTACCACTGTACACGTGTTTATACGTTTTCCCGTTAACCACTAACGACTTGGCGTTTACAGTGACTGCACGACTAGCACCCTCTTCGCTGACACAATTCAGCGCTTTGGCGCCCAGCCCCGCCGAAAACAGACTCAAGGCAACTACAAATACAAATCTCTTTTTCATTTCCATGCACTCTACAAAATAAACCCGCACATTTTGCGCGGGTCGATGATTACTAATTAATCTTTCGGTGCTTCTAATTGTTTAATTTTGGATATGGGGTATACCGGCAGCATCCAGCCTGCGGCTTATCTCTGCCATTATTTCGCTGCGAAGGACGGTGGCGTGTACCTCCAGCATTTTCTCAACCTGCTTGAGCGCGGTCACTGGCTGCCCCCCGTTCTGGAATATCAGCCCCGGAGCCCAAAATTGCCCGCAGCTGCGGAATTGCCATGATTCCGCGTAACCGTCGTGGGTGATTGCGAAGTTGGCAAAATAAAATTGCCCGACCATAATCCCGGTTCTCATGGTCGTGTAGTTGCCATACCACCCCCATATGGTGTGCCCCCAATTCTCCTCATATCCGTTAGTGTCGATGGGTGTTGTTTCTGCGGGCTGCACAAAACCGTTGGACGCACCAGCGTAAAACGCGCCGTTCGCTGACGAAGCGGGTCGCACACCGGCCTCACAAATCGCCAGGGCCAGCTTGCGCACGTCGTTGCGGCGAGCCTGCGTGCTCATTCAATGCCGCCCTTGATGTACTGCTGGCGCAGCCTTTCAAGCTCGTCGTCTGAGAGCGTATCCTCGACAATCTTCTCGATTTCCTCTGCCGCGATGGACAGCGGAGCAGTAGCAATGCGGTGCCAGGTTGCCGTCAGGCTGACGAATGCGGAATCTTTGGTCTCCGGGTCTTCGAGGCAGGCCTGAAGCAGCGCCAAGAGGCGGGACCGGTTGGACGCAATGAGGCCGAGGTTGTGGCGCATGTTCATCACCGATAGTGCGCGGGCCTGCTGTAGCTGTAGCTCCTCCAGTTCTTTCCAGTGTTCGGCCTTGATGCGGTTTTGCTTCTTGGCGATTATCCCGGCTGCACGCATCAGCTTTATGGCGTCAGCGTATGAGAGCTTTTGCCGAGACTCAGCCCAGGCTTGCGGGTCATCCTTGATTTGTTTCGATGTGTCCAGTGCCATATGTTAACGAGTTGGTTTATTTTTTTCTGGTGGTGCGGCGGGTGAGTGCGAGCGTGGCGGCGCAGATGGGAGGAGCGGAGATTGGGGGGTATAGTTCCCCCCCAAAACCAATAGGCACAATTCAGCTGCGCTGACGGTGATCGCTATCGATTTCGGTCTGAGTGGCTGCTCATCCAAAACATGCGCCCATTTACGGCTAACCCTACCGTCTCCAGGCATAGCGCCCCCCAAACCATGGACCTTCGCGAACTCAATCACTCTCACATGGGGGGCGGGTTGCCTCCGGTCTCAGGAGGTTCGGTTTCCCTTGCACTCCCCGGCTCCGAATCCATGACGGCAACGAACGGGGGGCACTGACATGAGGTACCTTACACGCCAGCAAGCCATCCAATCCGTGGCGGCTCTTTTTTAGGGAACCACAGAATTTGAAAATCACCCTAGATGCTGAATTAGCCTTTTGTGCTACGAAACAATGTGACAATCATAGAACGAGGGTTTTTGAGGTAATTTTCCCTCCCCAAAACCATTCACATCCATTTGATAAATAAGGATTATTTTTTTAACTGCAAATGATGACATCGGAAGAAAAAACCAACACATCCAATTGATAAAAAAGGAGAACAACACAAGAATCGGCGCCTGTCTGGTCGCCAGACGCCAGTTTTGACGATCGATGACAGGGCGTTAAATCAGCATCTACCGTGTAAAGTATTCATAACCAAACATTAGCAGCGCTACCGCAATCAAAATCCATGTTGTTTTACGCATTGCAACTCCTCTCAATAGCAAGGGTAAAGCGCGATTACGCCTACTTTACCCCCGAAAAAATTAGTACCCTATAATGCATAACCGATGCCGCTATGTCTTTATCTTCAACGGCTATGCATCAAGATACCCTCAGAGGATCGTGCCGCCTTTGGTGAGCTGCTCCTGACGCGCCTCGGCGTCCTCCTTATGCTGACGCCCGTGATGGGCAATCGCGGTGCGCAGACGCTGCTGCTGAGCGTAACGGTCTTCCCGGCTCAGCTCAGCATCGTCGCTCAGGACGATCAGCAGCTCATTCATATGCGTAATCACGCTTTCATCAACCGCGGCGTCAACGCGGGCAATCACGTCATCCAGGTGTGACATACCGACTCCTTAGTTCAGCTTCGCTTTGGAAAAATCGCTGCCCATCAGGCTTACGCTAAAGCCAGAGACGTTGCTGCGGGTTGCGTAGAAGGTTTTCCCGTTTGCCAGAGCAATCCACGGCGCCTGCTGATAGAAAATCTCCTGCGCTTCGCCGTAGAGCCTGGCGCGGGCAGCAGGGTCGCTGGTCAGCTTCGCTTTCTGGACTAAACCATCATACCCCTTATCGCACCAGCGCGCGGCGTTCGATCCGGTTTTAATGCTGTTGCAGCCGAGCAGGGTATCGGCAAAGTTATCCGGGTCGCCGTTGTCGGACATCCAGCCGAACAGCGCTGAATCGTGCTCGCCTTTACGCATGCCGGACAGGTACTCGCCCCATTCGAAGGTCACGATTTTCGCCTTCACGCCCACTTTCGCCCAGTCGTTCTGGATCATCTCGGCGATGCGGCGCGAGTTCGGGTTATACGGGCGCTGTACCGGCATCGACCACAGGGTCACTTCGGTACCCTCCGCTACCCCAGCCTGGCGGAGCAGCGCTTTGGCTTTTTCCGGATCGTAGCCGTAGTCCGGCAGATCCTTTTTATAGCCCAGCATGTTTGGCGGCAGCGGCGATTTCGCCACGGTGCCGGAGCCCATAAAGACGGCGTTCACAATCGCCTTCTTGTCGGTCGCGTAGTTCAGCGCCTGACGCACCAGCGCATTATCAAACGGCTTTTTCTCGGTATTAAACGCCAGATAGCCGACGTTCAGCGCCTCTACCGCGTGCAGCGTCAGGTCTTTATTCTTGTTGATGATGTCGAACTGCACCGGAGACGGCGCCGGAATAATCTGGCACTCGTTGGTCTGCAATTTCGCCAGACGGGTTTCGACGTTCGGCGTAATCGCAAAAATCAGGTGTTTGGTCGGGACGTCGCCTTCCCAGTAGTGGGGGTTGGCGAGATAGCGGATCTGCGAATCGGTTTTGTACTGCTGCAGCACATACGGCCCGGTGCCGACAGGCCAGTTATCGACGTTTTCCGGCGTGCCTTTTTTCATCATCGCATCGGCATATTCGGCGGAGAGGATCGAGGCGAAATCCATGCCCCAGTCGGCCAGAAACGCGGCATTAGGTTCGGTAAGCTCAAACTGAACGTGGTAATCGTCAATTTTCTTCACGTCTTTAATCAGCTTATCGAGGCCCACGTCGTTAAAATACTCGTAACTGCCCTGCGACACTTTATGGTACGGATGATTAGGGTCTTTCTGACGCATCACGGAGAAAATAACGTCGTCCGCGTTAAAATCACGGGTCGGGGTGAAGAACTTATTGCTGTTAAACTTCACGCCCTGACGCAGGGTAAAGGTATAGGTTTTACCGTCCGGGGAAATCGTCCACGCCGTTGCCAGCGACGGCACCGGGGTATTCTTCACCGGATCAAAGGTAATCAGTCGGTTATACAGCGTCTGGGAGCTTGCCACAAACGACGGGCCGGAGCTGGCGATTTGCGGGTTAAAGGATTCGGGCGACGCCTCAGAGCAATAAATCAGAGTATCGTTACCTGCCGCCATCGCGGCGCCTGCCGGTAACAGCGCGCTGAGCGCCAGCGCGAGATAGGTTTTCCTTGCGAACATCGTTATAAGCCCTTCTGTTTTATTATTCCGTTATAACAGCACAGCCGCGAAAGGCTGGCAAATAACCAATCGTCATCAGGTTATGCTGAATCACAAAATATTACTGGCGTCATCAGCAGCAATTTCACTTAGGCGCATTAAAAAAATGCAAGCGCTCAATAGTGCGAGGATTTACCGTTTTTGCCCTCTCTTCCGCCGTTTAGCCGCCGCCTGCATCTCGTAGAGTAGAGGCGTGAAAAAGTCGATGGGATAAGAAAGTGGCGAAAACGTTATTGCGCAGCGGAGATCTGGATGATTTCCAGGCCGTGGGCGGCGGCGGTCAGGCCGTGTTTGCCTCCGCGCTGCAGATTCGTGAAACCCTGCGCCTGCGCAAACAGCAGGCGCTGGTGGATTGTCTGGCGATACCGCAGGTCAACGACGAGGGCGACCGCGTTGACTGGTATGCGCCAGTGGAAGGTCAGGTCACGTCCTGGAAAGCGGCGGATGACGACCAGCGCCACCGCGCGCTCCGGATGCTGGAAAAGCTGGCCGACGGCGCGGATAGCCTGAGCCGCAAATGCCTGCAGTCGGATAAAACCGCGCAGCAGCTGTTTGGCGCGCTGCTGGAAAAAACGCTGCAGTTTCCCGGTGAAAACCACGTATTCCTGATCGACGGAAAGCCGGTCATCACCTTCTGGGGCTTTGTCAATCTGAACGAGCGCGCCCGCGACGATCGCTTCTCCTGCCTGCAGACCACCACGCTCGATGCGCCACTGGTCGCCGTAGAGCCAGAGGCCGATCCCCTGCCTGCGCCAAAAATCACGCTGGCGCAGCCGGATGAACCCCTGCTGGCGCCGCCGGTACAGGTTATCGCCGAACCGAAAGACGAGCCGGAACTGCCGCCGCAGGCGCCGGTTCTCGTTGAGAGCGCGCCTGCGCCCGTCGCCGCCGAAACCACGGCGGCCGCGCGTCAGCGTCGGATACCGCTCTGGAGCCTGCCGGCCGCCGCGCTGATGATCGCCGCCGTCGCCGCGCCGCTGCTGTGGACGAGCCAGAGCGCGGCGCCCGTTGCACCCGTCACGGCCCAGGCTGAGCCGCCTGAGGTTCTGCAGCCGCCGCCCGTCCCCGCCCTGACCACCACGCTGCCGCTGCATCAGGCGAGCGTTTCCGCGCTGCGCGCTGAG harbors:
- a CDS encoding YncE family protein, which translates into the protein MSLRHFSAPRLRRSLLLTSLLLAGSFTAQADEMLRKAVGKGAYEMAISQQDNALWVATSQSRSADKGGVVYRLDPQTLDATLAVHSDAKPFGAAINNQTQTLWFGNSIDGAVTAVDARTGEVKGRLTLDGRKRSETVKPLQPRELVVDEKRNTVYISGVGKESVIWVVDGANLTLKTTISGTGSRSTALALDRDAQRLYTVSADGELVTIDTASHRILSRKKLADDGKEHAFLNIALDQAGHRAFISDFKQPEILVVDYRDGKVLEKISAAESLAVLFNPARNEIYATHRKAGSVSVIDGKSYKVVKTFDTPTNPNSLALSADGKTLYVTVKQASSREKEATQPDDVIRITL
- the pqqU gene encoding TonB-dependent receptor PqqU — translated: MKVLAARRAALPALLLPFIALPDAAAADEQTLIVTASPQPVSELDTPAAISVVDGDDMRRATPRVNLSESLGAVPGLQVQNRQNYAQDLQLSIRGFGSRSTFGVRGIRLYVDGIPATMPDGQGQTSNIDINSIESVDVLRGPFSALYGNASGGVMNITTETGREPATIEASSYYGSYGSWRYGLKATGAVGDGSHAGDVNYAVSASRFATQGYRDHSSARKNLANAKLGVRIDDVSTLTLLFNSVDIKANDPGGLSWDEWRSDPQQSPRGDQYSTRKDITQTQAGVRYERQLSERDDLNVMMYAGERQTTQYQSIPRGPQLNPASAGGVIDLARYYQGIDTRWTHRGELLVPVSITTGLDYENMSEQRKGYQNFVMNNGVPDYGQTGALRRDERNLMWNLDPYLQSQWQLTDKLTLDAGVRYSSVWFDSNDHYIAPGNGDDSGDASYRKWLPVSSLKYALTDAWNLYASAGCGFETPTINELSYRPDNQSGLNVALQPATNETVEIGSKTRIGNGLLSAALFQTDTDNEIVVASSSGGRTSYKNAGKTRRQGAELSLDQQFAENWRLQAAWTWLDATYRSNVCDDASCNGNRIPGIARNMGYASLGYAPETGWYAGSDIRYMGDIMANDENTAAAPSWTVVGLNTGYKFDFGPWKMDLFGRIDNLFDRRYVGSVIVNEANGRYYEPAPGRNYGVGLSVAYAFM
- a CDS encoding GntR family transcriptional regulator, with protein sequence MSGFEKAQRLSLTMQVEANLKNALIIGALKPGARLITRDIAQQLGTSITPVREALLRLASAGALEAAPAQAFLVPRVSLQRYREVNQIRKMLEGMAASASAALMTPDKIRRLRQCAQELHEAKAQGNMESALQANCRFRFRLYEYADMPTLAALIEQLWVRIGPCFNYLHPLSCDVFKFNHFYDDLLAALENGDEAQSCIAICRAIDQGEAILRRQYASEA
- a CDS encoding helix-turn-helix domain-containing protein → MNTIEDTLNARIGARIRIERESRSWSLSELADRAGVSRTMIHKIERGDSSPTATMLGRLSGAFGISMSTLIARAEMQEGKLLRFASQPVWRDPQSHYLRRHVSPRSDLPIDLVQVELPPGSDIPMPASSYALARQLIWLQQGELLFIEGDTRHAMRAGDCLELGPPNDCRFVNESAESCVYLVVRLNHSGA
- a CDS encoding GNAT family N-acetyltransferase, with product MTIRYACKDDCAAIAEIYNHAVVHTAAIWNDQTVDTDNRIAWYEARQLLGYPVLVSEDNGVITGYASFGDWRAFDGFRHTVEHSVYVHPQHQGKGLGRLLLTRLISEAKRVGKHVMVAGIESQNAASLKLHASLGFITTAQMPQVGTKFGRWLDLTFMQLQLDNRSEPDALP
- a CDS encoding DMT family transporter, with amino-acid sequence MNQPLTLTFLIAAGIGLVVQNTLMVRITQSASTILIAMLLNSLVGIVLFVSILLIKHGLAGFQELAANVKWWTLVPGLLGSFFVFASISGYQYVGAATTIAVLVASQLIGGLAMDVVRHQGIPWRALVGPVCGAVMLVVGAWLVARRQF
- a CDS encoding YdcY family protein, with amino-acid sequence MSHLDDVIARVDAAVDESVITHMNELLIVLSDDAELSREDRYAQQQRLRTAIAHHGRQHKEDAEARQEQLTKGGTIL
- a CDS encoding ABC transporter substrate-binding protein is translated as MFARKTYLALALSALLPAGAAMAAGNDTLIYCSEASPESFNPQIASSGPSFVASSQTLYNRLITFDPVKNTPVPSLATAWTISPDGKTYTFTLRQGVKFNSNKFFTPTRDFNADDVIFSVMRQKDPNHPYHKVSQGSYEYFNDVGLDKLIKDVKKIDDYHVQFELTEPNAAFLADWGMDFASILSAEYADAMMKKGTPENVDNWPVGTGPYVLQQYKTDSQIRYLANPHYWEGDVPTKHLIFAITPNVETRLAKLQTNECQIIPAPSPVQFDIINKNKDLTLHAVEALNVGYLAFNTEKKPFDNALVRQALNYATDKKAIVNAVFMGSGTVAKSPLPPNMLGYKKDLPDYGYDPEKAKALLRQAGVAEGTEVTLWSMPVQRPYNPNSRRIAEMIQNDWAKVGVKAKIVTFEWGEYLSGMRKGEHDSALFGWMSDNGDPDNFADTLLGCNSIKTGSNAARWCDKGYDGLVQKAKLTSDPAARARLYGEAQEIFYQQAPWIALANGKTFYATRSNVSGFSVSLMGSDFSKAKLN
- a CDS encoding SrfA family protein, which codes for MAKTLLRSGDLDDFQAVGGGGQAVFASALQIRETLRLRKQQALVDCLAIPQVNDEGDRVDWYAPVEGQVTSWKAADDDQRHRALRMLEKLADGADSLSRKCLQSDKTAQQLFGALLEKTLQFPGENHVFLIDGKPVITFWGFVNLNERARDDRFSCLQTTTLDAPLVAVEPEADPLPAPKITLAQPDEPLLAPPVQVIAEPKDEPELPPQAPVLVESAPAPVAAETTAAARQRRIPLWSLPAAALMIAAVAAPLLWTSQSAAPVAPVTAQAEPPEVLQPPPVPALTTTLPLHQASVSALRAEEKPQEKTQNKPVVIAAIPKDALVMDAGQMRAGTTRFLNGSWRVIVDVKDPVTGKAPSLRYQLLNNKGSARLVHGDNVVCRADIFSGLHQNGELMIKSRGSARCSDGSRYPMPEISCKAGTSDVAECTGRYDANTVVPLTFRKVGA